In one Vicia villosa cultivar HV-30 ecotype Madison, WI unplaced genomic scaffold, Vvil1.0 ctg.000345F_1_1, whole genome shotgun sequence genomic region, the following are encoded:
- the LOC131627046 gene encoding ABC transporter B family member 15-like, with product MGGGDGGGDHKNVSIVKKKKKKNGSFKSIFMHADILDWFFMFFGFLGAIGDGIMVPLVLFITSKIMNTIGSVSDPSSNHNFVHNINKNAVFLLYLACAAFVACFLEGYCWTRTGERQAARMRSRYLKAVLRQEVGYFDVHVTSTSEVITSVSNDSLVIQDVLSEKVPNFVMNASMFIGSYIVAFAMLWRLAIVGFPFIVLLVIPGLMYGRTLMGLARKIRDEYNKAGTIAEQAISSIRTVYSFAGENKTIAAFSDALEGSVKLGLKQGLAKGLAIGSNGVVFAIWSFMAYYGSRMVMYHGAKGGTVFAVGASLALGGLALGAGLSNVKYFSEASVAGERIMDVIKRVPNIDSENLEGEVLEKVSGEVEFNHVEFVYPSRPESMILNDFCLKVPSGKTVALVGGSGSGKSTVISLLQRFYDPIGGDILFDGVPIHKLQLKWLRSQMGLVSQEPALFATSIKENILFGREDATYEDVVDAAKASNAHNFISILPQGYDTQVGERGVQMSGGQKQRIAIARAIIKMPKILLLDEATSALDSESERVVQQALDKASVGRTTIIIAHRLSTIQNADIIAVVQNGKIMETGSHESLMENDNSLYTSLVRLQQTRNDQNNDTSSILNRDRMQNTSSRRLTSRSSSFNSMSRGGDDIVNYNNDVEDIVNSVVIVDDHHNNKKKKKVEVPSFRRLLAMNLPEWKQACLGCLNALLFGAIQPVYAFAMGSVISVYFLEDHDEIKKQIRIYAFCFLGLAVSSLVFNVLQHYSFAYMGEYLTKRVRERMLSKILTFEVGWFDEDQNSTGAVCSRLAKEANVVRSLVGDRLALVVQTISAVVIAFTMGLVIAWRLAIVMIAVQPIIICCFYTRRVLLKSMSSKAIKAQDECSKIAAEAVSNLRTITSFSSQDRILRILEKAQQGPSQESIRQSWFAGIGLACSQSLNFCTWALDFWYGGKLVSQGYISGKALFETFMILVSTGRVIADAGSMTNDLAKGSDAVGSVFAILDRYTKIEPDDLEGYKTEKLIGKIELHDVHFAYPARPNVMIFQGFSIKIDAGKSTALVGESGSGKSTIIGLIERFYDPFKGTVTIDGRDIKSYHLRSLRKHIALVSQEPTLFAGTIRENIAYGAYDDKVNESEIIEAAKAANAHDFISSLKDGYETWCGDRGVQLSGGQKQRIAIARAILKNPAVLLLDEATSALDSQSEKLVQDALERVMVGRTSVVVAHRLSTIQNCDLIAVLDKGIVVEKGTHSSLLAKGPSGAYYSLVSLQRRPTNAIVHSSHEIN from the exons ATGGGTGGTGGTGATGGTGGTGGTGATCATAAAAATGTTTCTATtgttaaaaagaagaaaaagaaaaatggttCTTTTAAGTCCATTTTCATGCATGCTGATATTCTAGATTGGTTCTTcatgttttttggttttttaggggCAATTGGTGATGGCATAATGGTACCTTTGGTGTTGTTTATCACAAGCAAAATTATGAACACTATTGGTAGTGTTTCTGACCCATCAAGCAACCACAATTTTGTCCATAACATCAACAAG AATGCtgtttttttgttatatttgGCATGTGCTGCTTTTGTTGCTTGCTTCCTAG AGGGTTATTGTTGGACAAGAACAGGTGAAAGACAAGCTGCAAGAATGAGATCTAGATATTTAAAAGCAGTTCTAAGACAAGAAGTGGGATACTTTGATGTACATGTTACAAGTACATCAGAAGTCATCACCAGTGTCTCTAATGACAGCCTAGTAATTCAAGATGTTCTCAGTGAAAAg GTTCCAAATTTTGTGATGAATGCATCTATGTTCATTGGGAGCTACATAGTGGCATTTGCAATGCTATGGAGATTGGCCATTGTTGGATTCCCTTTTATTGTTCTCCTTGTGATACCTGGTTTAATGTATGGGAGAACTTTGATGGGATTGGCTAGAAAAATCAGAGACGAGTACAATAAAGCCGGTACAATAGCAGAACAAGCAATATCTTCTATCAGAACTGTGTATTCCTTTGCAGGAGAAAACAAAACCATAGCTGCTTTCTCTGATGCCTTAGAAGGATCTGTGAAGTTGGGATTGAAACAAGGCTTAGCTAAAGGTTTAGCCATAGGAAGCAATGGTGTTGTTTTTGCTATATGGTCATTTATGGCATATTATGGTAGCAGGATGGTCATGTATCATGGTGCGAAAGGTGGAACTGTATTTGCAGTTGGAGCTTCACTAGCACTTGGTGGATT GGCTTTAGGCGCCGGTTTATCCAATGTGAAGTACTTTTCAGAAGCAAGCGTAGCCGGCGAAAGAATAATGGATGTGATAAAAAGAGTTCCAAATATAGACTCAGAAAACTTGGAAGGTGAAGTTCTAGAGAAAGTGTCGGGGGAAGTTGAATTCAACCATGTTGAATTTGTGTATCCGTCAAGGCCAGAAAGTATGATCTTAAATGATTTTTGCTTAAAGGTTCCATCAGGTAAAACAGTTGCATTAGTAGGAGGAAGTGGTTCAGGAAAATCAACTGTAATATCGCTTTTGCAAAGGTTTTATGATCCAATTGGTGGAGACATTCTTTTTGATGGAGTTCCTATTCATAAGTTACAACTCAAATGGCTTAGATCTCAAATGGGATTGGTGAGTCAAGAACCTGCTTTGTTTGCAACAAGTATTAAAGAGAATATACTTTTTGGAAGAGAGGATGCTACATATGAAGATGTTGTTGATGCTGCTAAAGCTTCTAATGCTCATAATTTCATTTCAATATTGCCACAAGGATATGATACTCAG GTTGGAGAGAGAGGAGTTCAAATGTCAGGAGGACAAAAGCAAAGGATTGCCATTGCAAGAGCTataataaaaatgccaaaaattctaTTGCTAGACGAAGCAACAAGTGCACTCGATTCTGAATCCGAACGAGTCGTCCAACAAGCTTTAGACAAAGCATCGGTTGGACGCACCACCATCATCATCGCTCACCGTTTATCCACCATCCAAAATGCAGACATCATTGCAGTCGTTCAAAATGGTAAAATCATGGAAACGGGTTCTCACGAAAGCCTCATGGAAAATGACAATTCTCTATACACTTCCCTCGTTCGTCTCCAACAAACCAGAAATGACCAAAACAATGACACTTCGTCTATCTTGAATAGAGATCGCATGCAAAACACGAGTAGTCGTAGACTCACGAGTCGCTCTAGCTCGTTCAACTCAATGTCACGAGGTGGTGATGATATCGTTAATTATAACAATGATGTTGAAGATATTGTTAATAGCGTTGTTATAGTAGATGATCAtcataataataagaaaaagaagaaggttGAGGTTCCTTCATTTCGAAGGTTGTTGGCAATGAATTTGCCAGAGTGGAAGCAAGCGTGTTTGGGTTGTTTGAACGCGCTTTTATTCGGCGCGATTCAACCTGTATATGCATTTGCAATGGGGTCGGTTATATCTGTTTATTTCCTGGAGGACCATGATGAGATCAAGAAGCAAATTAGGATCTATGCATTTTGTTTTCTAGGGTTGGCTGTGTCTTCATTGGTTTTTAATGTGCTTCAACATTATAGCTTTGCTTACATGGGAGAATACTTGACTAAAAGGGTTAGAGAAAGAATGCTTTCCAAGATACTCACTTTTGAAGTTGGTTGGTTTGATGAGGATCAAAATTCTACAGGTGCTGTTTGCTCTAGACTTGCCAAAGAAGCCAATGTG GTAAGATCTTTGGTGGGTGATAGATTGGCTCTTGTGGTGCAAACAATCTCAGCAGTGGTAATAGCATTCACAATGGGCCTAGTAATTGCATGGAGACTAGCCATTGTTATGATAGCAGTTCAGCCAATAATCATATGTTGTTTCTACACAAGGCGTGTCCTTCTAAAGAGCATGTCAAGTAAAGCTATTAAGGCTCAAGATGAATGTAGCAAAATAGCTGCTGAAGCTGTTTCAAATCTAAGAACCATAACTTCTTTTTCATCTCAAGATAGAATCCTCAGAATACTGGAAAAAGCCCAACAAGGGCCAAGTCAAGAAAGCATTAGACAGTCTTGGTTTGCAGGTATTGGGCTTGCGTGTTCGCAAAGTCTCAATTTTTGTACTTGGGCTTTGGACTTTTGGTATGGTGGAAAACTTGTGTCACAAGGTTATATTTCGGGTAAGGCGTTGTTCGAGACTTTTATGATCTTGGTAAGCACCGGAAGAGTTATTGCTGATGCCGGTAGCATGACAAATGATCTTGCTAAAGGCTCTGATGCTGTTGGATCTGTTTTCGCAATTCTTGATAGATATACAAAAATCGAGCCCGATGATTTAGAAGGTTACAAAACCGAAAAATTAATAGGAAAAATCGAACTTCATGATGTGCATTTTGCATATCCAGCTAGACCTAATGTGATGATCTTTCAAGGGTTCTCGATTAAAATTGACGCCGGAAAATCAACGGCTTTGGTAGGGGAAAGTGGTTCTGGAAAATCTACAATCATAGGACTAATTGAGAGATTCTATGATCCTTTCAAAGGGACAGTGACAATAGATGGTAGAGACATAAAATCTTATCATCTAAGGTCATTAAGGAAACACATTGCACTTGTGAGTCAAGAACCAACATTGTTTGCTGGTACCATAAGGGAAAATATTGCATATGGAGCATATGATGATAAAGTTAATGAGAGTGAGATTATTGAGGCTGCAAAAGCTGCAAACGCTCATGATTTTATATCAAGCTTAAAAGATGGTTATGAGACATGGTGTGGTGATAGAGGAGTTCAACTTAGTGGTGGTCAAAAACAAAGAATTGCAATAGCAAGAGCTATATTGAAGAATCCGGCGGTGTTACTTTTGGATGAAGCAACAAGTGCACTTGATAGCCAATCGGAGAAACTAGTGCAAGATGCTTTAGAAAGGGTTATGGTTGGAAGGACGAGTGTGGTTGTGGCTCATAGGCTGAGTACTATACAAAACTGTGACTTGATTGCTGTTTTGGATAAGGGAATTGTTGTTGAGAAAGGAACACATTCATCTTTGTTGGCTAAGGGACCGAGTGGAGCTTATTACTCTTTGGTGAGTCTACAAAGAAGACCAACCAACGCAATTGTCCATTCTTCCCATGAAATcaattaa